From one Pseudomonas sp. S35 genomic stretch:
- a CDS encoding tripartite tricarboxylate transporter substrate binding protein: MTPSLRKFALAAGCMLFAGQLLAADEPKRPECIAPASPGGGFDLTCKLAQSALVNQKLLSKPMRVTYMPGGVGAVAYNAVVAQRPADAGTLVAWSSGSLLNLAQGKFGRFDETNVRWLAAVGTSYGAIAVKSDSPYKTLDDLVQALKKDPSKVVIGSGGTVGSQDWMQTALIAKAAGINPRDLRYVALEGGGEIATALLGGHIQVGSTDISDSMPHIQSGDMRLLAVFADKRLDEPEMKDIPTAKEQGYDIVWPVVRGFYLGPKVSDADYAWWKDAFDKLLASDEFAKLRDQRELFPFAMTGPELDTYVKKQVADYKVLAKEFGLIQ; encoded by the coding sequence ATGACCCCTTCACTGCGTAAATTTGCCCTCGCCGCCGGCTGCATGCTGTTCGCCGGCCAACTGCTGGCCGCCGACGAACCCAAGCGCCCGGAGTGCATCGCCCCGGCCTCCCCCGGCGGTGGTTTTGACCTGACCTGCAAACTGGCGCAAAGCGCGCTGGTCAACCAGAAGTTGCTGAGCAAGCCGATGCGTGTGACCTATATGCCTGGCGGCGTGGGCGCGGTGGCCTACAACGCGGTGGTCGCCCAGCGCCCTGCGGACGCCGGCACCCTGGTGGCCTGGTCCAGCGGTTCGCTGTTGAACCTGGCCCAGGGCAAGTTCGGCCGTTTCGATGAAACCAACGTGCGTTGGCTGGCGGCGGTGGGCACCAGCTACGGTGCCATCGCAGTGAAAAGCGATTCGCCCTACAAAACCCTCGACGATCTGGTCCAGGCGCTGAAGAAAGATCCGAGCAAGGTCGTGATTGGTTCCGGCGGTACCGTCGGCAGCCAGGACTGGATGCAAACCGCGCTGATCGCCAAGGCGGCCGGGATCAACCCGCGTGACTTGCGTTATGTAGCGCTCGAAGGCGGCGGCGAAATCGCCACGGCCCTGCTGGGTGGTCACATCCAAGTGGGCAGTACCGACATCTCCGACTCCATGCCACACATCCAGAGCGGCGACATGCGCCTGCTGGCGGTGTTCGCCGACAAGCGCCTGGACGAGCCGGAAATGAAGGATATCCCGACCGCCAAAGAACAAGGCTACGACATCGTCTGGCCGGTGGTACGCGGCTTCTACCTTGGGCCAAAAGTCAGCGATGCCGACTACGCCTGGTGGAAAGACGCCTTCGACAAACTGCTGGCCTCCGACGAGTTCGCCAAGCTGCGTGACCAGCGCGAGCTGTTCCCGTTCGCCATGACCGGCCCGGAGCTGGACACCTACGTGAAGAAACAGGTGGCTGACTACAAAGTGCTGGCCAAAGAGTTCGGCCTGATCCAGTAA
- a CDS encoding OprD family porin encodes MLSTQPQACPPVRFSRLTQTALASAAALAGFTPLSQAAFFEDSSATLETRNMYFNRDFRDGTSAQQSKRDEWAQGFMLNLQSGYTDGTVGFGVDALGMLGVKLDSSPDRTGTGLLPTHDDGRAADAYSKLGLTGKVKISATELKIGSLMPELPILKPNDGRILPQTFNGGLLTSKEFKNLTFTGGRLDKAKDRDDSNYEDIALNNKNSRFLSGATGKHFNFGGVDYKFADKITGSYHFAQLDDVYRQHFIGLVAARPMGPGTFATDLRLALSDDTGAARGGKIDNTSLNGLFSYALNGHKLSAGYQHMSGDSAFPYVDGSDPYLVNFVQINDFAGADERSWQARYDYDFAKLGIPGLSFMSRYLSGDNIKLKNGETGKEWERNTEIKYVVQTGALKDVAVRLRNATYRSNYSARDADEMRVLVSYSIALW; translated from the coding sequence ATGCTGTCGACCCAGCCCCAGGCTTGCCCGCCTGTTCGTTTTTCCCGCCTGACCCAGACCGCCCTTGCCAGTGCCGCTGCCCTTGCCGGCTTTACGCCGCTCAGCCAGGCTGCCTTCTTCGAAGACAGTAGCGCGACCCTGGAAACCCGCAACATGTACTTCAACCGCGATTTTCGCGACGGCACCAGCGCGCAGCAGTCCAAGCGCGACGAATGGGCCCAGGGCTTCATGCTCAACCTGCAATCAGGCTACACCGACGGCACCGTCGGTTTTGGCGTGGATGCGCTAGGCATGCTCGGGGTCAAGCTCGACTCCAGCCCCGACCGCACCGGCACCGGCCTGCTGCCCACCCATGACGACGGTCGCGCCGCCGATGCGTACTCCAAGCTGGGCCTGACCGGCAAAGTGAAAATCTCCGCCACCGAGCTGAAGATCGGCTCGCTGATGCCGGAACTGCCGATCCTCAAGCCCAACGACGGGCGCATCCTGCCGCAGACCTTCAACGGCGGCCTGCTGACCTCCAAGGAGTTCAAGAACCTGACGTTCACCGGCGGCCGCCTGGACAAGGCCAAGGACCGCGACGACAGCAACTACGAGGACATTGCCCTCAACAACAAAAACAGCCGCTTCCTCAGCGGCGCCACCGGCAAGCACTTCAACTTCGGTGGCGTGGACTACAAGTTCGCCGACAAGATCACCGGCAGCTACCACTTCGCCCAACTCGACGACGTGTACCGCCAGCACTTCATCGGCCTGGTGGCTGCACGCCCGATGGGCCCCGGCACTTTCGCCACCGACCTGCGCCTGGCCCTCAGTGATGACACCGGCGCAGCCCGCGGCGGCAAGATCGACAACACCTCCCTCAACGGTCTGTTCAGCTATGCCCTCAATGGCCACAAGCTCAGTGCCGGCTACCAGCACATGTCCGGCGACAGCGCCTTCCCGTATGTGGATGGCAGTGACCCGTACCTCGTCAACTTCGTTCAGATCAATGACTTTGCCGGCGCCGACGAGCGTTCCTGGCAGGCGCGCTACGACTACGACTTCGCCAAGCTGGGCATTCCTGGCCTGAGTTTCATGAGCCGTTACCTGTCGGGTGACAACATCAAGCTCAAGAACGGCGAGACCGGTAAAGAGTGGGAGCGCAACACCGAGATCAAGTACGTGGTGCAAACCGGCGCGCTCAAGGACGTCGCCGTGCGCCTGCGTAACGCCACGTACCGCTCCAACTATTCAGCCCGTGATGCGGATGAAATGCGCGTGCTGGTCAGCTACAGCATTGCCCTTTGGTAA
- a CDS encoding response regulator, producing the protein MRVLLVEDHLQLAESVAQALKSTGLTVDVLHDGVAADLALSSEEYAVVILDVGLPRMDGFEVLARLRARGKNLPVLMLTARSDVKDRVHGLNLGADDYLAKPFELTELEARVKALLRRSVLGGERQQTCGVLVYDLDTRRFAVGGELMTLTSREQAVLEALIARPGRVMSKEQLASHVFGLDEEASPDAIEIYVHRLRKKLDGQPIAIVTFRGLGYLLEARDA; encoded by the coding sequence ATGCGTGTCCTCCTGGTTGAAGACCATTTGCAACTCGCCGAAAGTGTCGCCCAGGCGCTCAAGAGCACGGGTTTGACCGTCGACGTATTGCACGACGGAGTCGCCGCGGACCTGGCCTTGAGCAGCGAGGAATATGCGGTGGTGATCCTCGATGTGGGGTTGCCGCGCATGGATGGTTTTGAGGTGCTCGCGCGTTTGCGGGCCCGAGGAAAAAACCTGCCGGTGCTGATGCTGACCGCGCGCAGCGATGTGAAAGACCGCGTACACGGCTTGAACCTGGGTGCCGATGACTACCTTGCCAAACCGTTCGAGCTGACGGAGTTGGAAGCGCGGGTCAAGGCGCTGCTGCGCCGCAGCGTATTGGGCGGCGAGCGCCAGCAGACGTGTGGCGTGTTGGTGTACGACCTCGATACGCGCAGGTTCGCCGTCGGCGGCGAGCTGATGACCTTGACCTCCCGCGAGCAGGCCGTGCTTGAAGCGTTGATCGCTCGGCCGGGCCGAGTCATGAGCAAGGAGCAACTCGCGTCCCACGTGTTTGGCCTGGACGAAGAGGCTAGCCCGGATGCCATCGAAATCTACGTGCACCGCCTGCGCAAGAAACTCGATGGCCAGCCCATCGCCATCGTGACCTTCCGTGGCCTCGGCTACCTGCTGGAAGCCCGCGATGCATAA
- a CDS encoding sensor histidine kinase yields MHKPSSLRWRLLWNLALLLVLLMLASGMSAYWNGREAADTAYDRTLLASARTIAAGLTQVDGTLSANVPYVALDTFAYDSAGRIYYQVNDIDQKLISGYENLPGPPPGTPRTDDYPALARFYNATYQGQQVRVVSLLKAVSEPNMNGMAEIRVAETDEARVSMARSLMADTLLRLGMLAIGALLLVWFAVSAALRPLERLRTAVEERQPDDLRPLPLVEVQHEFGPLVRSLNHFTERLRGQFERQAQFIADASHELRTPLAALKARLELGLRAEDPATWRSTLETAAQGTDRLTHLANQLLSLARIENGARAIAEGGAQLLDLSQLARELGMAMAPLAHARGVALALEADEPVWLRGEPTLLNELLSNLVDNALAHTPPGGNVILRVSAPAVLEVEDDGPGIPLDERDRVFERFYRRSQQGMGSGLGLAIVGEICRAHLAQISLHDGEPVGLKVRVSFIAG; encoded by the coding sequence ATGCATAAGCCCAGCAGCCTGCGCTGGCGCCTGCTGTGGAACCTGGCGCTGTTGTTGGTGCTGTTGATGCTGGCCAGCGGCATGAGCGCCTACTGGAACGGTCGCGAGGCGGCCGACACCGCCTACGACCGTACGCTGCTGGCCTCGGCACGCACCATCGCCGCGGGCTTGACGCAGGTGGACGGCACCCTCAGTGCCAACGTGCCTTATGTGGCCCTGGACACCTTCGCCTACGACAGCGCCGGGCGCATCTATTACCAGGTCAATGATATCGACCAGAAGCTGATTTCTGGTTACGAGAACCTGCCCGGCCCGCCGCCCGGTACGCCGCGTACCGACGATTACCCAGCGCTGGCACGGTTTTACAACGCGACTTATCAGGGCCAGCAGGTGCGCGTGGTCAGCCTGCTCAAGGCCGTCTCCGAGCCGAACATGAACGGCATGGCGGAAATCCGCGTGGCCGAAACCGATGAAGCCCGCGTCAGCATGGCGCGCAGCCTGATGGCCGACACCTTGCTGCGCCTGGGCATGCTCGCCATCGGTGCATTGCTGCTGGTGTGGTTTGCCGTGAGCGCGGCGCTGCGCCCGCTGGAGCGCTTGCGCACGGCGGTGGAAGAACGCCAGCCCGACGACCTGCGGCCGTTGCCGTTGGTGGAAGTGCAGCATGAGTTTGGCCCGCTGGTGCGTTCCCTCAACCACTTCACTGAACGGCTGCGCGGGCAGTTCGAGCGTCAGGCGCAGTTTATCGCCGACGCCTCCCACGAATTGCGTACGCCATTGGCGGCCCTCAAGGCGCGCCTGGAGTTGGGCTTGCGCGCCGAAGACCCGGCGACTTGGCGCAGTACCCTGGAAACCGCCGCCCAAGGCACCGACCGGTTGACCCATCTGGCCAATCAGTTGCTGTCCCTGGCGCGCATCGAAAACGGCGCTCGGGCGATTGCCGAAGGCGGCGCACAGTTGCTGGATTTAAGCCAGCTGGCCCGTGAACTGGGCATGGCTATGGCGCCGTTGGCCCATGCGCGGGGTGTGGCACTGGCGCTGGAGGCGGATGAGCCGGTTTGGCTGCGCGGCGAGCCGACGCTGCTCAACGAGTTGCTGAGCAACTTGGTGGACAACGCCCTGGCCCACACGCCGCCGGGTGGCAACGTGATCCTGCGGGTCTCGGCGCCGGCGGTATTGGAGGTGGAAGATGACGGCCCGGGCATTCCGCTGGATGAGCGCGACCGGGTGTTCGAGCGCTTCTACCGCCGCAGCCAGCAAGGCATGGGCTCAGGCCTGGGGCTGGCGATCGTGGGCGAAATCTGCCGCGCCCATCTGGCGCAGATCAGCCTGCACGATGGTGAGCCGGTGGGGCTGAAGGTGCGGGTGAGCTTTATCGCAGGCTGA
- a CDS encoding HDOD domain-containing protein: MNKLAEKVQQALVKAINNDDLVLPTLPEVALNIRQAAEDPEISISHLSKVIGRDTALSARLIKVVNSPLLRATQEVTDLHTAITRLGTNYSSNLAIGLVMEQIFHARSETVEQKMRDVWRRSLEVAGVSYALCRSHSQLKPDQAALGGLVHQIGVLPILTYAEDHYELLSDPISLNHVIDSIHPLLGEKLLSGWDFPEMLAQLPGQYLNLERDSASLDYIDLVQIAVLYCHHGTDHPLAKVDVTSVPAMKKLRVDPYSEKLRAELDEARSMFD, encoded by the coding sequence ATGAACAAACTGGCGGAAAAAGTCCAACAGGCGTTGGTTAAGGCCATCAACAACGATGACCTGGTTCTGCCGACATTGCCGGAAGTGGCCCTGAACATCCGTCAGGCCGCTGAAGACCCGGAAATCAGCATCAGCCACTTGAGCAAAGTCATCGGTCGCGACACCGCGCTGTCGGCGCGCCTGATCAAAGTGGTCAACAGCCCGCTGTTGCGCGCTACCCAGGAAGTTACCGACCTGCACACCGCCATCACCCGGCTGGGCACCAACTACAGCAGCAACCTGGCCATCGGGCTGGTAATGGAGCAGATTTTCCACGCACGCTCCGAAACCGTCGAACAGAAAATGCGCGATGTGTGGCGCCGCAGCCTGGAAGTGGCGGGCGTGAGCTACGCGTTATGCCGCAGCCACAGCCAGCTCAAGCCGGACCAGGCAGCTCTCGGTGGTTTGGTACACCAGATCGGTGTGCTGCCGATCCTGACTTACGCCGAAGACCACTACGAGTTGCTCTCGGACCCGATCAGTCTCAACCACGTGATCGACAGCATCCATCCGTTACTGGGCGAAAAACTGCTCAGTGGCTGGGATTTTCCAGAAATGCTGGCCCAGCTGCCGGGCCAGTACCTGAACCTGGAGCGCGACTCCGCCAGCCTCGACTACATCGACTTGGTGCAAATTGCCGTGCTGTATTGCCATCACGGCACCGACCACCCGCTGGCGAAAGTGGATGTCACCAGCGTACCGGCGATGAAAAAGCTGCGGGTTGATCCCTACAGCGAGAAGCTGCGCGCAGAGCTGGATGAAGCCCGCTCGATGTTCGATTGA
- a CDS encoding folate-binding protein YgfZ, with product MADSAFFCPLSHEGVLAVRGSDAAKFLQGQLTCNLNYLSDTQASLGARCTQKGRMQSSFRILLQGDGVLLAMATELLEPQLADLKKYAVFSKSKLTDESAAWVRFGLSNADAALSSLGLELPAETDSVARADTLIAIRVSPGRAELWVPAEQADSVRSQLAAHLKEAGLNEWLLGQIRAGIGQVMAQTREVFIPQMLNLQAVGGVSFKKGCYTGQEIVARMQYLGKLKRRLYRLSLNAADMPEPGTPLFSPSHNSSIGEVVIAAKADQVIELLAVLQAEAADSGDVHLGTLEGPGLQLLDLPYTLDRDREIQR from the coding sequence ATGGCTGACTCCGCTTTTTTCTGCCCCCTGTCCCACGAAGGCGTTCTCGCCGTCCGCGGTTCCGACGCTGCCAAGTTCCTCCAGGGCCAGCTCACCTGCAACCTCAATTACCTGAGCGACACCCAGGCCAGCCTCGGTGCGCGCTGCACGCAAAAAGGCCGCATGCAGTCGAGCTTCCGCATTCTGCTGCAAGGTGATGGCGTACTGCTGGCGATGGCCACTGAGTTGCTGGAACCGCAACTGGCCGACCTGAAGAAATACGCGGTGTTCTCCAAGTCCAAGCTCACCGACGAAAGCGCCGCCTGGGTGCGTTTCGGGCTATCGAATGCCGACGCGGCCCTCAGCAGCCTGGGCCTTGAACTGCCGGCCGAGACCGACAGCGTGGCGCGTGCCGACACACTGATCGCCATCCGCGTCTCCCCCGGCCGCGCCGAGCTTTGGGTGCCTGCCGAACAAGCCGACAGCGTGCGCAGCCAACTGGCCGCACATTTAAAAGAGGCCGGCTTGAACGAATGGCTGCTGGGCCAGATCCGCGCCGGCATCGGCCAGGTCATGGCGCAAACCCGCGAAGTCTTCATCCCGCAGATGCTCAACCTGCAAGCGGTGGGCGGCGTGAGTTTCAAGAAAGGCTGCTACACCGGCCAGGAAATCGTCGCGCGCATGCAGTACCTGGGCAAACTCAAGCGTCGCCTGTACCGCCTGAGCCTCAATGCGGCTGACATGCCCGAGCCAGGCACTCCGCTGTTTTCACCCAGCCACAACAGTTCGATCGGCGAAGTGGTGATTGCAGCAAAAGCTGACCAAGTGATTGAACTTCTGGCGGTCTTGCAAGCCGAAGCAGCCGACAGTGGCGATGTGCACTTAGGCACACTCGAAGGCCCCGGATTGCAACTGCTTGACCTGCCTTACACCCTCGACCGCGATCGAGAGATCCAGCGTTAG
- a CDS encoding succinate dehydrogenase assembly factor 2, which yields MVEAVEINRLYWHSRRGMLELDVLLVPFTKEVYATLNQVDRDLYVRLLECEDQDMFGWFMERAESEDPELQRMVRIILDRVQPK from the coding sequence ATGGTCGAAGCTGTAGAAATCAATCGTCTCTACTGGCACAGCCGTCGTGGCATGCTGGAGTTGGATGTGTTGCTGGTACCTTTCACCAAAGAAGTGTACGCGACGCTCAATCAGGTAGATCGCGACCTTTATGTACGTCTGTTGGAATGCGAAGACCAGGACATGTTCGGCTGGTTCATGGAACGCGCCGAGTCAGAAGATCCGGAGCTGCAGCGCATGGTTCGGATAATTCTGGATCGTGTCCAGCCCAAATAA